A window of the Nycticebus coucang isolate mNycCou1 chromosome 3, mNycCou1.pri, whole genome shotgun sequence genome harbors these coding sequences:
- the CALHM2 gene encoding calcium homeostasis modulator protein 2: protein MAALIAENFRFLSLFFKSKDVMIFNGLVALGTVGSQEVFSVVAFHCPCSPARNYLYGLTAIGVPALALFLIGIILNNHTWNLVTECQYRRAKNCSAAPNFLLLSSILGRAAVAPVTWSVISLLRGEAYVCALSEFVDPSSLTAGEEGFPPAHATEILARFPCGEGPANLSGFREEVSRRLKYESQLFGWLLIGVVAILVFLTKCLKHYCSPLSYRQEAYWAQYRANEDQLFQRTAEVHSRVLAANNVRRFFGFVALNKDEEELVANFPVEGTQPRPQWNAITGVYLYRENQGLPLYSRLHKWAQGLAGNGAAPDNVEMALLAS, encoded by the exons ATGGCTGCGCTGATCGCAGAGAACTTCCGCTTCCTGTCACTCTTCTTCAAGAGCAAAGATGTGATGATTTTCAATGGGCTGGTGGCACTGGGCACAGTGGGCAGCCAGGAGGTGTTCTCTGTGGTGGCCTTCCACTGCCCCTGCTCGCCAGCCCGGAACTACCTGTATGGGCTGACAGCCATTGGCGTGCCTGCCCTGGCACTCTTCCTCATCGGCATCATCCTCAACAACCACACCTGGAACCTCGTCACTGAGTGCCAGTACCGGAGGGCCAAGAACTGCTCAGCTGCCCCCAACTTCCTCCTCCTAAGTTCCATCCTGGGCCGCGCAGCTGTGGCTCCTGTCACCTGGTCTGTCATCTCCCTGCTGCGCGGTGAGGCTTACGTCTGCGCTCTCAGTGAATTTGTGGACCCCTCCTCTCTCACAGCCGGGGAAGAAGGCTTCCCACCAGCCCATGCCACCGAAATCCTGGCCAGATTCCCTTGTGGGGAGGGCCCTGCAAACCTGTCAGGCTTCCGGGAGGAGGTCAGCCGCAGGCTAAAGTATGAGTCCCAG CTCTTTGGGTGGCTGCTCATTGGCGTGGTGGCCATCCTGGTGTTCCTGACCAAGTGCCTGAAGCATTACTGCTCGCCGCTCAGCTACCGCCAGGAGGCCTACTGGGCGCAGTACCGCGCCAACGAGGACCAGCTGTTCCAGCGCACAGCTGAGGTGCACTCTCGGGTGCTTGCCGCCAACAATGTGCGCCGCTTCTTCGGCTTTGTGGCACTCAACAAAGATGAGGAGGAGCTGGTGGCCAACTTCCCAGTGGAAGGTACACAGCCGCGGCCACAGTGGAACGCCATCACTGGCGTCTATTTGTACCGCGAGAACCAGGGCCTCCCACTCTACAGCCGCCTGCACAAGTGGGCCCAGGGTCTGGCGGGCAATGGCGCAGCTCCTGACAATGTGGAGATGGCCCTGCTGGCCTCCTAA
- the CALHM1 gene encoding calcium homeostasis modulator protein 1 produces MDKFRMIFQFLQSNQESFMNGICGIMALASAQMYSAFDFNCPCLPGYNTAYSAGILLAPPLVLFLLGLVMNNNVSMLAEEWKRPPGRRAKDPAVLRYMFCSMAQRALIAPVVWVAVTLLDGKCFLCAFCTAVPVAALGNGSLVPGLPAPELARLLARVPCPEIYDGDWLLAREVAVRYLRCISQALGWSFVLLTTLLAFLVRSVRPCFTQAAFLKSKYWSHYIDIERKLFDETCTEHAKAFAKVCIQQFFEAMNHDLELGHAHGALAVAPAASATTSPLNGAEEEREKLRGITDRGAMNRLLTSWHKCKPPLQLDQEEPLLDNGWAGEGPRPPRKEVAIYFSKV; encoded by the exons ATGGACAAGTTCCGGATGATCTTCCAGTTCCTGCAGTCCAACCAGGAGTCCTTCATGAACGGCATCTGCGGCATCATGGCACTGGCCAGCGCCCAGATGTACTCAGCCTTTGACTTTAACTGCCCCTGCCTGCCTGGCTACAACACGGCCTACAGCGCCGGCATCCTGCTGGCGCCACCGCTGGTGCTCTTTCTGCTTGGCCTGGTCATGAACAACAATGTGTCCATGCTGGCTGAAGAGTGGAAGCGGCCGCCGGGGCGCCGGGCCAAGGACCCGGCCGTGCTGCGCTACATGTTCTGCTCTATGGCCCAGCGTGCCCTCATTGCACCTGTCGTCTGGGTGGCTGTCACGCTGCTCGACGGCAAGTGCTTCCTCTGTGCCTTCTGCACCGCTGTGCCCGTGGCTGCGCTGGGCAACGGCAGCCTGGTGCCTGGCCTGCCCGCCCCTGAGCTTGCCCGCCTGCTGGCCCGGGTGCCCTGCCCTGAAATCTATGATGGCGATTGGCTGCTGGCTCGAGAGGTGGCCGTGCGCTACCTGCGCTGCATCTCCCAG GCGCTGGGCTGGTCCTTCGTGCTGCTGACCACTCTGCTGGCATTCCTGGTGCGCTCGGTGAGGCCCTGCTTCACGCAGGCTGCCTTCCTAAAGAGCAAGTACTGGTCCCACTACATTGACATTGAGCGCAAGCTCTTCGATGAAACATGCACAGAGCACGCCAAGGCCTTCGCCAAGGTCTGCATCCAGCAGTTCTTTGAGGCCATGAACCATGACCTGGAGCTGGGTCATGCCCATGGGGCACTGGCTGTGGCTCCTGCTGCCTCGGCGACCACAAGCCCCCTCAACGGtgcagaggaagagagggagaagctgCGGGGCATCACTGATCGGGGCGCCATGAACAGGCTGCTCACCAGCTGGCACAAATGCAAACCACCCCTGCAGCTGGACCAGGAGGAGCCATTGCTGGACAATGGCTGGGCAGGGGAGGGGCCCCGGCCCCCACGCAAGGAGGTGGCCATTTACTTCAGCAAAGTGTGA